The DNA region CAGCGCGCACGTTTTTCAGGTTTTTATCCCGGTCCCATACCGCAGATTGCACCAGCGCGTCCGTTTCCAGCAATGCGGCCCGGCTTTCGCGCCCGGCGTTGTATTTCAGCCGGAGAAGCGCGGCGTTATCCTGCCGGCGCTGAAGCGTCTGTTCTGACAGCGTGAGCGAGTTCTGCGCGTACAGCAGCTGTGAAAACGCCTGTCTTAACAGATAATAAAGCTTGTTTTCAAGAAGGATATCGTCCTGCTCGACCTGGCTCAGATCAAGCCTGCTTTGCCGGATATCGGAACGGCCGGCGGGATTATACAGGGAATAGCTGGCGGTGAAACCGTAATTGTAATTTTCCTCATAACCGCCGGCCGGACTGGTTCTGGTATAAGCGCCGGTCAGCCCCGCCTGCGGATACAAAATATTTTCCGCGGCCAGTATTTTCTGGCGGTACTGTTCTTTCCGCGCCTGCGAAGAAAGATTCTGGGGGTTGGCGCGGAACATGACGGCGACGGCATCGTCCCACGTCAGCAGTTCTCCGCTTATCACTTCCGCCTTTGAACCGGTTT from Elusimicrobiaceae bacterium includes:
- a CDS encoding TolC family protein — encoded protein: MDKKKILLVVLPLLMAAQTGSKAEVISGELLTWDDAVAVMFRANPQNLSSQARKEQYRQKILAAENILYPQAGLTGAYTRTSPAGGYEENYNYGFTASYSLYNPAGRSDIRQSRLDLSQVEQDDILLENKLYYLLRQAFSQLLYAQNSLTLSEQTLQRRQDNAALLRLKYNAGRESRAALLETDALVQSAVWDRDKNLKNVRA